The sequence GGTCGCTTTGGCGCAACGGCTTGCCGGGATCATCGCCACGAATACCACCCTGTCCCGCGACGGGCTGACAGGCCCCCACCGGGGCGAGACCGGCGGGTTGTCGGGCCAGCCCCTGTTCGAGAAAAGCACGCGGGTTCTGGCGCGGCTCTACCAGTTGACCGACGGCCGCCTGCCCCTGATCGGCGTGGGTGGTGTCGGCAGCGTGGATCAGGCTTGGGACAAGCTGCGCGCCGGGGCCAGCGCGGTGCAGCTTTACACGGCGCTTGTCTATGGCGGTCTTTCGCTGGCATCCCGCATCGCCGAGGGGCTGGACGAGAAACTGAAAAAGGCCGGGGCCAGCTCGGTCACCGAGGTCACCGGCACGGGGGTGGACGCATGGATTTGACCCTTTGGCACAACCCGCGCTGCTCGAAATCACGCGAAGCCGGAAAACTGCTGGCGGACCGGGGCGTGGCCCATGCCATCCGCCTCTACCTGAAGGAGCCGCCCAGCGCCGAAGAGGTGATGGGGCTGGCAAATCGCATCGGCAGGCCCGTGTCCGAAATCGTGCGGACCAAGGAAAAGGCCTATCGCGCGCTGGGGCTGGCCGCAGCCGATGACGCGGCGCTGGCCATGGCGATTTCCGAGACCCCCGTCTTGCTGGAACGCCCGATTCTCGATGACGGGAGACGCGCCGTCATTGGCCGGCCGCCCGAGGATATCCTGACGCTGAACTGAGGCCGCATTTTCTTTCACGGAAGAAAATGCCACCCCGGCTCACCCCGCCGCACGTTCCAGCGCCGGATAACGCAAGGCCAGCGTCACGCCGCGCAGAACGAACATGCCCAGCATCGCGGCCCATAGACCGTGATTGCCCATCAGCGGCATCAGCGCCGCCGCCAGGGCGACATAACCCAGGAAACTGACCACCATCATGTTGCGCATGTCGCGCGTGCGGGTGGCGCCGATGAAAATGCCATCCAGCATCCACGCCCCGACGCCCAGGATGGGGGCGGCCACCATCCAGGGCAGGAAACGCCGCGCCTCCTGCTGCACCTCGGGCGCGGTGGTCATGGTGTCGATCACCCACGGTCCGCCCACCCAAAAGGCCACCGCCATGGCAATGCAGATCGCCAACCCCCAGCCGCTGGTCAGGATCGACGCGCGCCGCACCCGCAGCGCTGCGCGGGCGCCCATGGCCTGCCCCACGAGGCTTTCGGCGGCAAAGGCGAAGCCGTCCAGCGCATGCGCCGTGACATGCAGGAACTGGATGAGGATCTGGTTGGCGGCCAGCGTGATGTCGCCGAAATCGGCCCCGAGGAACATGAAGGACGTGAACGCCGCCAACAGCAGTACCGAGCGGATCAGGATGTCGGTGTTCACCAGCGCCATGTGTTTCAGCTTGACCACGTCCAGCACCCGCGCCCAGTCGCGCCAGGCCGGCACGCGAAACGCCCCGCGACACAGCCACAGGCCCAGGGCAAGGCCGCTCCATTCCGCGATGAATGTCGCCAGCGCCACCCCCTCGATCCCCATGCCGAGGCCAAGGACAAAAGCCACCGACATGACGATGTTGAACCCGTTCATCCAAAGCTGGATGGCCAGAACGCCGGCCGTGCGTTCCTGGGCGATCAACCAACCCAGAATGCCGTAGATCGCGATGGCCGCCGGGGCCGAGAAGATGCGGATCGACATGTAAAGGCGCGCCAGCTCCTCGACCTCGGCGCTGGCGGGCGAGAGCTGGAACGCGGCCCAGAAGAGAGGGACCTGCACCAGGATCAGCAGCAGGCCCCGCCCCGCCCCCGATCATCAGCACCCGCGTCAACAGTGCCGCCACCTCGGCATCGTCGCGCGCGCCCACGGCCTGTGCGGCCAGGCCGACCGTGCCCATGCGCAGAAAGCCGAAGATCCAGTAGATCGATGTCAGGATCACTGCGCCGATGCCGACCGCGCCGATCGGGGCCGGATCGCCCAGTTGCCCTACGACGCCCGTATCGACCACGCCCAGCAACGGCACCGTCGCATTCGACAGGACCACCGGCACGGCGATCTTGAGCACACGGGCATGCGACAGCGCGGGCGGATCGGCCACAGCCCCCGACACGGGCCTACCCCTCGCGGGGTGGCATCAGGAAATGCCCGGTGGCCTGCGCAAACAGTTTGTCGCGGTTGTCCTGCCAGGCCTCGACATGGACCGACGCATAGCGCCGCCCCGAGCGGTTGACGCGCGCCCGCGCATAGGCGTCGCGCGGCAGGCCCGAGCGCAGGTAATCCACCGTGAAGTCGATGGTCTTGGGCAGGCGCGGCAGCACCTCGGGTGTCAGCGCCTCGACATCGAGTTGTCCGGTCTCGATATCGTCCCACAGCATCTGGAACGACAACTCGACGATCGCCGCCACCTCGAGGAACGAGGCCGTCGCCCCCCCGTGCAGCGCCGGGATGAACGGGTTGCCGATCAGCTTGTCGTCGAAATTCATCACCGCCGTCAGTTCATCGCCGCGCCGGTCGAAGCCGATACCCATGAACCGGATATAGGGCACGCCATCGACCAGGGCCGACAGCGCCTTGTCGCGGCGCTGCTTGACCAGATGGACCGGCTCGGGTGGCTTGCGGGGCGTCGTCATGGTTTGACCTCCGCGCCCTTGCCCTGGGCGATGGTGAAGGCCCCGCTGGCGGCGGCGAGGGGTTTGGCCTCGTCGACGTCCCAGGCCTTGGCGCGCACAAAGGCGACCGACCGGGTGACGTGATAGCACTCCGCCCTTGCGGTGATGCGGCAGCCGGGCTCGGCGGCGCGCATGTAATCGATGCGCAGATCGATGGTGGCGGTGCCGGCAGGGGCGTCGGGATAGCTCATGACGGCGGCGCCGCCGCAGGTGTCCATCAGGGCCGAAACCGCGCCGCCATGCACCACGCCGGTGCGCGGGTCGCCCACCAACGCCTCGGAATAGGGCATCGAGATCTGGGCGACGCCATCGCCGATCTCGTCGAAATGCATGTTCAAGGCCTTGGAAAAGGGGATCGCCTCGATGAATTGCCGGGCGATGCGGGCCTTCTGCTCGGCATTGGTGTGGCTTTCGTCGGCCATCTGCTGAACCCATCCTGATCTGCGTTGGTGCCGTTCCGACAAGGTTTCGCCCCGCACGGGCCGGGGCGCAAGGGGCAAAGCCCGTGCCGCTGCGGCCGGGCGCTTTGCAATCGGGGTGGGCGATGCTACCTAGCTGCCCAAGCGTCACCCACCGGGACGAGACAGGGCGATGTCCGGCGACAAAATGGATCTCAAGGAGATGTGCGCGCGGTTCGATGTGACACCGCGCACGCTGCGTCACTACGAGTATATCGAACTGCTGATGCCCGAGCGCGACGGGCGCAGGCGGCTTTATGGCCCGCGCGAGGTTGCGCGCATGACCCTGATCCTGCGCGGGCGGCGCTTCGGGTTTTCGCTGGAAGAGATCCGGCAATGGCTGGAACTGTACGACAAGGACCCCAAGGGGCAGCTTCAGCGCGACACATGGCTGGACATGGCCGACAAGCAGCTGGCCGAGTTGGACAATCGACGTCGCGAGTTGGACGAGGTCATCGCGGAATTGCGCGACCTGAGGGATCAGGCCGCAGCGTCACGGTGAGGACCCCGCGCCCATCAGGCGCAGTGCCGCGGCACGCACCGCCTCGACGTCGATGACCCAGCGGTCGAGGTCCCGCGCCGCGCCCGAAAGCGCCTCGTAGCGCAGGCCACGCCGCGCCGCGACCGCCGCGAAGGCCAGCGTTCCCCTGTCAGGGTGAAACAGTTCCAGAACGGCCGCGC comes from Roseibacterium elongatum DSM 19469 and encodes:
- a CDS encoding PaaI family thioesterase, which encodes MTTPRKPPEPVHLVKQRRDKALSALVDGVPYIRFMGIGFDRRGDELTAVMNFDDKLIGNPFIPALHGGATASFLEVAAIVELSFQMLWDDIETGQLDVEALTPEVLPRLPKTIDFTVDYLRSGLPRDAYARARVNRSGRRYASVHVEAWQDNRDKLFAQATGHFLMPPREG
- a CDS encoding ArsC/Spx/MgsR family protein is translated as MDLTLWHNPRCSKSREAGKLLADRGVAHAIRLYLKEPPSAEEVMGLANRIGRPVSEIVRTKEKAYRALGLAAADDAALAMAISETPVLLERPILDDGRRAVIGRPPEDILTLN
- a CDS encoding MerR family transcriptional regulator encodes the protein MSGDKMDLKEMCARFDVTPRTLRHYEYIELLMPERDGRRRLYGPREVARMTLILRGRRFGFSLEEIRQWLELYDKDPKGQLQRDTWLDMADKQLAELDNRRRELDEVIAELRDLRDQAAASR
- a CDS encoding PaaI family thioesterase, whose product is MADESHTNAEQKARIARQFIEAIPFSKALNMHFDEIGDGVAQISMPYSEALVGDPRTGVVHGGAVSALMDTCGGAAVMSYPDAPAGTATIDLRIDYMRAAEPGCRITARAECYHVTRSVAFVRAKAWDVDEAKPLAAASGAFTIAQGKGAEVKP